The Pradoshia eiseniae DNA window TGGGTGGGCATTGCCTGACGATTCCCATCCTTCGCCCATCCTTTGCCCACCCTTCACCCCCATTGCCTGGGCATTGGGTGGGCATTGCCTGACGATTCCCATCCTTCGCCCACCTTTTGACCACCCTTCACCCCCATTGCCTGGGCATAGGGTGGGGATTGCCTGGCTTGTCCCATCCTTCGCCCACCTTTTGACCACCCTTACCACCCATTGCCTGGGCATAGGGTGGGCCATACCTGGCTCGTATCCCCCAGCCCAATCCATCCCAATAAAAAAAGAGAAGCTTTCTCCGCTCCTCTTAAATCAATCAATTCTATTTACAGACTCAAAATATGGAATCCTGAGTCTACATGAATATTTTCACCAGTAATCCCTCTCGATAAAGGGCTGAAGAGGAATAAGGCTGTGTCTCCGACTTCTTCTTGTGTGACTTGTCTTCTGAGTGGTGCTCTTTCCTCAAATACTTTCCGGATGGCGTTGAAATCACCGACCCCTTTAGCTGAGAGCGTTCGAATGGCTCCTGCTGAAATGGAATTTACTCGGATACCGGATGGTCCAAGATCATTAGCCAAATATTTAACGCTCGCTTCTAGGCTCGCTTTGGCTACTCCCATGACATTGTAATTTTGGACAACTCTCTCTCCGCCTAAATACGTAAGGGTAACGATGCTTCCTCCCTCATTCATCATATCTCGGGCAGCTTTTGCAACAGCTGTTAAAGAATAGGCACTGATATTTTGAGCCAACAGGAAGCCTTCCCTGTTCGTGTTTAAATACTCGCCCTTTAATTCCTCTTTGTTGGCAAAAGCGATGCAGTGGGCAATTCCGTCAATTTTCCCGTATTTTTCACGGATGTCAGCAAAGCATTTCTCAATTTCTGTATCACTAGTTACATCACACGGGATAACATATGTATCCTTACCACCCTCAAGGCCGTCAACCAATTCCCGTACGCCTTTTTCCATCCGCTCCCCGGCATATGTAAAAATCAGTCTGGCTCCTGCTTGGTAAAGGGCTGTAGCGATACCCCATGCGATGCTGCGTTTATTAGCTACTCCCATGACGACGATTGTCTTATTATCAACATTAACGTTCATAAAAAGGATTCCTCCCCAATTTAATACATATTATTAGTACCTGATACTAATTTATACTAAGAACCGCCATTATGTAAAGTCTATTTACCAAATTTAACCGATATAGATTTGTTCAATAACTAATCAAGAGTGAAATGGCTTCCCCGCCAAACACAGAATCCTCGGACACCTCGAAGTCGCTGAATTTTATTTCAAGCTGTTTGAACGATATAATGTTTCTATATGAATCAATTGCCATAAAAGCGGCAATCATCGGAAAGAATAAGTGAAATGGAAGGGAGGGTTATGTAATGTATGATTGTATTGGTGATGTACATGGCTGTTATGATGAATGCTTGCAGCTGCTCGAGAAAATGGGCTATCAGATGAAAGATGGCACTCCCCTTCATCCTGAAGGATATATCCCCGTTTTCCTTGGCGACATTACAGATAGAGGTCCAAAATCCGTTGAGATGATAGAATTTGTATGGAAACTTGTTATCGAGAAGAAAATGGCTCTTTATGTGCCTGGAAACCATTGCAATAAATTATATCGCTATTTCCTTGGAAATAAAGTACATGCCACACACGGCCTAGAGACAACTGTTGCTGAATTGGAGGCCTTAAATCCGAAAGTGCGAAAGAGAGTTCGCCAGCGATTCATGCAGCTTTATGAGGAATCCCCTCTTTATCTCGTCCTTGACGGCGGAAATTTGGTCGTTGCTCATGCCGGCATCAAAAAAGAGCTCATTGGATTGAATAATAAGAAAGTTCGAACTTTTGTTCTTTATGGAGATATTACAGGCAAAGCCCTGCCGGATGGCCGTCCGGAACGGCTTGATTGGGCCCTTTGGCATAAAGGAGATCCATTGATTGTGTATGGTCACACTCCCGTTTTGGAGCCTAGAATCAAGAACAATACGTATAATATTGATACAGGAGCTGTATTTGGGGGTAAACTAACCGGTTTTCGCTATCCCAAAAAGGTCTTTTTTCAGGTGGACTCTTCAATGCCCTTCGTTCCTGAAAAGTTCCATACATACAGTGAGTGAAACAAGGGATGAATGGCTTACACCATTCATCCCTTTCTTGTTCAGTTAACCAACTTCTGCATATCAGCTGACAGTGGACTCTCAAACCGCATATGCTTACCCGTAATCGGATGATGGAAGTTCAAAAATCCGCAATGAAGTGCCTGCCTTGCAATCAAAGCCCTCGAACCGCCATATAAATCATCCCCAAGCAGCGGATGACCTAGGTCTGACATATGAACCCTTATTTGATGGGTGCGTCCTGTCATAAGCTTCAAGCGCACAAATGAATAAGAGGGGAATTGCTTGATTGTTTTGTAGAAGGTTAAAGCTGACTGGCCATCAGATCGTACTTCCCGTTTAATGATGCTATCTCCCATCCTGCCAATCGGTCTATCAACACTCCCTTCAAGAGGAGCGATATGCCCTTCGACCAATGCGAGATATTCCCTGCTGACACTCTTCTCTCGCTGTGAAAGGCTGAACAAATGATGGATATGCCTATGCTTGGCTATCAGCACTAACCCCGATGTATCTCGGTCTAGCCTTGTTACAATATGAACCGCCGCTTGATGGCCAATTTCCTCGTAATAATGAACGATCGCATTAGCGAGGCTTTTGGTTGGATGCTCCCTTGAAGGGATTGTACTCATCCCGGCAGGCTTCTCAATGACCATCACATAATCATCCTCATAGCGAATGTTTAACGGTATAGGATCTCCTTTCATTTTTTCACTGCCTGCTTCAGGCGGATATTGAACCACAATCTCATCGTCCTGCTGAATCTTGTAACGCACGTTTTCAACGCGCCCATTGACTATAATCTTTCCGCCTCTAAATTTAATATCAGTCAGGGCTGCCTTGGAAATCCTTTTACGCGCAAAAAAGTCGCGCAGGAGGATTCCCTTCTCTTCTTCTGTTGCGTTGAAACGTAATGTAAACGGCTTTGCCATTGAACTCATCCTTTTCTTAATCTAACTATAAAAAAAGGGCCGAAATCCTTTCGGTCCCTAAAAAATTTCCGCCTTTCAATCTGTCACAAAGGAATCTCGAACCCTTCTCCAAAACGGGAATGGCCTAAAGCGTGCAAATCGAATGCGCTCATCCGCCACACGGAATTGAATGGATTTTACGTCCTTATGCAGAAGGCTTAAATGGTCAATTGTCATTTGGAAGTCATCACTTGTCACGGGCTTGAGCATGCATGTATGATGTCCCGGCAAAATGAGCGGCGACCCAATTGTACGGAACACCCGATTATTGATTGATGCCATTTCAGTCAATTGAATCGCCGGGATGGAGGGATGGAGGATAGCTCCGCCCAACGCTTTATTATAAGCCGTGCTTCCCGAAGGTGTGGATACACAAAGCCCATCTCCTCTAAACCGCTCAAAGGATTCTCCCCTGATTTCCACGTCCATGACAAGACTGCTGCCAACGCTCTTCACAGTCGATTCATTCAAAGCCAAATATTTTGACTCCCTGCCTCCATGACTATAGCGAACCGTGACTTCGAGGAGCGGATATTCAACCGTCTGATATGGTGTCTTCGCAATCGCGGTCGCAAGCTTTTCAATCTCTTCTGGTATCCAGTCCGCATAAAAGCCAAGATGCCCAGTATGAACACCGACAAAGGCAGTACGGTCAAGGCGAGAACTATATCGATGGAAAGCATACAATAATGTTCCATCTCCGCCTACCGAAATGACAATATCCGGCTGATCTTCATTATAGATAACCCCTAGGCTATCAAGCTGATCTTTTATCTGTTGCATTAATTCATTTGATTTATTATCACCTTTTGACGTGACCGCATACTTCATATTCATCCCCACCCGTTAAGTGTTTTTCCCCCTCTTTTTCACGACATAAGCTTGGGCTTCCTGAATTTCAAGCTTAATCCGGGTCATTTCCTCATCCATATGAAAAGCAGCTTCTGCAAGACTTTCAAGGCGCTTTTTCAATACTTCTGGGAATTGTCCGTTATATTTATAATTCAGCGAATGCTCAATCGTCGCCCAGAAATTCATGGCAAGTGTACGGATTTGAATCTCCGCCATGATTTTCTTTTCTCCATGAATCGTTTGCACCGGATATTCTATAACCACGTGATAGGAGCGATACCCGCTTGCCTTCTTATTGGTGATATAATCCCGTTCTTCAAGAATCGTAAAATCGGTGCGCTGGCGAAGAAGATGAACAACCTGCTTAATATCATCTACGAACTGGCACATGATGCGCAATCCCGCAATATCTTGGATTTCTGTCTCCAATTTATCTTCGGGCACCTTTTTGTGAAATGCTTTATCTAGAATACTTGCTACCGGCTTCACCCGTCCAGTCACAAACTCAATTGGAGAGTGCTCGTTTTCCAAATCGCATTGTGACCGTATACCCCTAAGCTTAATTTTTAATTCATCAACAGCCTGCTTATATGGGGCCAAAAATTCATCCCAATTTCTACTCATGGATTCCACCACCTGAATTACTTTTCATAAAATCTGCCTTAGCGGGCCAGATATGGTACTATCAATATCCGTTCTATTTTTTATTTGTTTTGTTTTTACATTTATGTGCTTTATGAACATTATGTATTTAATATGTTTCGAACTGTGATAACCATTCCTGCTTACCCTCTCTATTTTATCACAAGAAGATAGCTCATTTCTAAGATTGATGTAAACTTCCCAAAAAGTCATAATAAGTAATGAGTATTAATGACATCTGGAGGAATGGAATATGACAGAGCAAATTGAGATTGAATTTAAGAATTTATTAACCGCAACGGAATTCGAACACTTACTCGCAAACTTTCATATAAGCAGGGATCAATTCATTACTCAAAAGAATCATTATTTCGATACACCGGAATTTTTGCTGAAGGACCGGGCATGCGCCCTGCGTATCCGTGAAAAAGACGGACGGTATGAAATGACTCTAAAACAGCCGCTCCCGACAGGACAAGGGCTGTTGGAAACCAATATTGAGCTCGGATCAGAGGAAGCACAAGCTATCCTCAATGGCAGCCCTCTCCCAAAAAGCGAAATTCATAATAAAATTTGTTTGTTGGGAATTGAAGCTAATCATTTATCCTGCTTCGGTACATTGACGACAGCAAGAGCAGAGATTCCATATGAAGGCGGTCTGCTCGTCTTTGACAAGAGTACCTATTTCAGCATCACAGATTATGAGCTCGAATATGAAACATCTCATTATGAGGATGGAAAAAGAATCTTTGATAATTTGCTCAAAAAGGCAAACATTCCACCGCGTAAAACCGATAATAAGGTCAAACGCTTTTTCACCGAGATGCAAAGAGTGAAAAAATAGAGGAGTGATTCACATGAAGGTAAGTCACCTGCCTATCGCGCTGCAAATCCAAACCTTGCAATCCCTATCGACTCTTGGGGACCAAGCAGGCAACACACAGACAGATTCGACATCACTGTTCCAAGCCATGCTCGGTGATGCCCTTTCTGCTTCTGCGCTCCGCACATCCGGTATCGGCACACCTGCACTTGGACTCGGGACAATGGCTTCCTTGTTTAGTTCAGGAATCCAAATGGGTGAATCAACAGGCGAATTGCCTTTTAACATACCTAATGAACCACCAAAGGGCACAAAATTTGATAATAGCATTCGTGAAGCTGCTGCTGCCTATGATGTACCGGAAAAGTTAATAAGAGCAGTTATCAAGCAGGAAAGCGGCTTTGACCCTAACGCCGTCAGCATGGCTGGTGCTTCCGGCCTCATGCAGCTCATGCCAGCTACAGCCTCCTGGCTCGGTGTAGATGATGTGTTCGACCCTCATGAAAATATTATGGGCGGAACGAAATATTTGCGAAATATGCTCACTAAATATGACGGAGATGTCACACTCGCTCTTGCCGCTTATAACGCAGGCCCGGGGAATGTAGATAAATACGGCGGTATTCCGCCATTTGAGGAGACAAACAACTACGTCAGCAAAGTCCTTGATCAATATTATGCTTAAAGAAGGGTGAGCCTAATAAGCTCATCTTTTTTGTTATTTCCCTTCGTATGAAAAGCAGGATATTGGAAAATTCAGGTCCCCCTTGCTAAAATTATGGTTATATTTAAAACAATTATAAATAGAGGAGAATGATGTATGGCTGATGTAAATCTGACACCATACGAGGCATTGGGAGAAGCAAAATTACATGAATTAGTGAATGAATTTTATGGTAATGTGGGATCCCATCCGCTTCTTGCTCCCATTTTTCCTGAAGACCTGAGTGAAACAGCACGAAAACAGAAGCAGTTTCTCACCCAGTTTCTTGGAGGACCGTCCATCTACACAGACGAGCATGGACACCCAATGTTACGTGCTAGGCATATGTCGTTTGAGATAACCCCAAAACGGGCAGAAGCCTGGCTGGAATGTATGGAAGAAGCTATGGACACAGTAAAAATTGAAGATCCAATAAGAGAGTATATATTTGGGCGGTTGACCATGACTGCCCAGCATATGATTAATACAAAAGAATCCTTTGGAAGTGGTGATCCTTATGACAAATCATAAGACCTCCTCGTCCAGCTGGTACGATTGGTCAACGGTGCACCATTTCTTCAAGCCTCTTGAAAAGCCTTTGGAAATCTATGTATTCATCGATCCTACCTGTTCTTCCTGCTTTATGCTCGACCGCATTCTCAAGCGGTTAAAACTGGAATACGGCCATTATTTTGCACTCAAGCATGTCTTTAGCAAGCAACAACGCAAATCTCGCTCAACTGAGCAATCACGAAATCTACAATCCGGCATCTCCTGTGAAAAGCTATGGATTGAAGAGGAATTCGCCGGTCACGTTCCATCTATCGCCATTAAAGCAGCTGAGCTTCAAGGAAAAAAGGCAGGTTACCGTTATTTCAAGAAAATACAAGAATCACTCTTTATGAACCAGGAATCCGTAGATTCACTCGACACCTTACTAATTTGTGCTGAGAAGGCAGACATTGACTATGAGGAATTTATTCGTGATCTACAATCAGAGGCGGCCATAAAAGCATTGGAATGTGATTTAAGGATTACGGAGGAAATGGATGTCCAGGAGCTCCCTACTCTTGTCTTCTTCAATCAAAAGATGGAGGAAGAAGGCATCAAGGTTGCCGGGTCTTATCCATATGAGATTTATGTGCAGATTTTAGAGGAGATTCTTGGATTCCAGCCTAAAGCAAACCCTCTGCCAAGCTTGGAAGAGTGCGCTAGGGAATTTCAGGTCATTACGACATCTGAGATAAGCTATATTTATCAAATCGAATCTCATGAGGTCGAGCATGAAATGAAGAAATTAATGCTAAAGCGTGCTGTCGAGCATATTCCATTGCGTTCAGAAACATTCTGGAGATACATGTAAAAAAAAATAGCCCTTTTACTCGTATATAATAATAAAAAACCTGAATAAATAAGAAGAAGACTCTGTAATCGGACAGAGTCTTCTTCTTCATACGAACAAAGGGGATGGGAGAAATTTTTCACGGTCAAACAAAGGGGTAAATGTTTGCTAGTGATCAACTTCACAATACTAATATAACAAAAACTTTTTTAGCTGACAAGAGTTTTGTTCATATATTCACAAAAAAATTATTTCTTTTCATAATTTTATATACATGTCATACGATAAAAGTAGAAGTACTACTAATAATATCCAAAAAGGGATGTCATCCGCATGAAAAAAGTCACTGTCACCAGTCTGCTTTGCCTGATTTTCGTATCGTTCTTTCTGCAATTGCTCGGGATTATGCATGTCATCCCGTTATATGTATCCTCCCCCATTCTCTTCCTGTCTTTCCTTGTTTTCATCTATGGACTTCGTTATAAAAAGCGCTTCAAAGGATTTTGAAACATTAAAGCGGCGGGGAAAATTCCCTGCCGCTTTTTTTGCTTATATATCCAAGAGCTGCTCCAACTCCGTTAATTTTTCCTCAAATACCTTGCATGCTGCCTTGATAGGCTCAGGAGATGTCATATCTACACCAGCCTTTTTGAGCACTTCAATTGGGAAGTCACTAGATCCTGCCTCAAGGAAGCCTAGATAGCGCTCTACAGCCGGCTGCCCTTCTTCAAGGATTTGACTGCTCAAGGCTGCGGCGGCACTGAAGCCTGTCGCATATTGATAAACATAGTAATTGTAGTAGAAGTGGGGAATCCTCGACCACTCAAGGCCAATTTCCTCATCAATAACGATATCCTCGCCAAAATACTTTTTATTGAGATCATAATAGGTTTGCGTCAAGCTTTCCGCAGTCAATGCGACACCATCCTGAGCCATCTTATGAATCAAGTGCTCAAATTCGGCAAACATCGTTTGACGGAAAACTGTTCCCCTAAACCCTTCAAGATAATGATTCAATAAGTAGATTCTCTTCTGCTCATCATCAATTTCCTTCAGTAAATAATCATTCAGCAGGGCTTCATTCGTTGTTGATGCTACCTCAGCGACAAAAATAGAATAATCTCCATATTGGTACGGCTGATTTTTCCTTGTGTAATAGCTGTGCACAGAATGACCAAACTCATGCGCAAGCGTAAATAGATTGTTCACATTATCCTGCCAGTTCATCAAGATATATGGGTTTGTGCCATAAGCCCCTGAAGAATAAGCCCCGCTCCGCTTGCCGCGGTTTTCGTGTACATCGACCCAGCGATTTTCAAAGCCTTCCTTCAAAACGGACACATAATCTTCTCCCAACGGAGCCAGACCATTTAGAACATAATTCTTCGCATCTTCATATGGAATCTCCATTTTGACGTCCTTAACGAGCGGTGTATACAAATCATACATATGCAGTTCCTCTACACCTAATATTTTCTTTCTAAGACGAACATATCGGTGCAATAAGTCAAGATTATCATGAATAGCACCAACTAAGTTCTCATAGACACTTTCCGGAATATTATTAGCGGATAGAGCTGCCTCCCGAGCGTTGGAATAATTGCGCACCTTTGCATAGAAATTATCCTTTTTAACCGTACCCGCAAGCGTACTGGCAAATGTATTCTTATATTGACCGTACGTCTTATACATAGCTTCAAATGCCTCTTTACGTACACGACGGTCAGCACTCTCAAGGAATCTTGTGTATCTTCCATGTGTCAGCTCGACTTCCTTCCCATTTTCGTCCTTTATGGAAGGAAAACGGAGGTCGGCATTATTCAGCATGCCGAATGTATTGGATGAAGCGCTTAATACCTCTGACGCTTGTGCCAATAGAGCTTCTTGCTCTGCGGATAATACATGCGGCCTTTGCAAATTAATTTCTTTTAGCACATGCTCATATAGCTTTAGTTCTTCTTTCTCGTCCATAAAGCGATTAATTGTTTCTTCATCAATGGAGAGAATCTCAGGCACAATATAAGAAAAAACGCTTGAAGCTTGTGAATACAGGTTTTTAGCCCGGTCATCCATGCCTTGATAGAAGGTGTTTCCTGTATCTTGGTCATATCTCATATGAGAATACGTATATAGGCGTCCAAGCCTTTCTGTTATTCCGTCTTGAAATTGCAAAGCATCCCATAATACATCCGCGCTCTCACCTAATTTGCCTTTGTATTGTTCACCTTTAGGAAGTGAGTCCTGGATATCCTTAAATTCATTCTCCCAAGCTTGATCTGTTGCAAAGATGTCTTCAAGTCTCCAGGTGTCTTCTACTGCGATATCTTTGCGTTCTGGCAATTGGTTTACGTCTGTTGCCATTTCATTCCCTCCAATCAATTACGTCCCTTATCTAGTTTCGCCATAAAGCATCGTTTTCCTCTTTAAAAAAATCCACAAGCAGATGATTAAGCTCTTCCTGCCGTATCGTTTTTATTGGAAACCCTTCCTTTATTATATAGCTATTTTCACCGTTTTTAATTAAATATTCCGCTTTTTCAAGAAATCTCATAAACTCTTCGACAGGAGTGAACAAAGAAATAGAGTCGGATGGCAAATCTCTGATGAGGATTTCCCTTTTACGTAGTCTATCCATAAAACGTTTACGGATTCCATCCGCTCTGATTTCCCCTTCCTTCACCTGACAATCTAATAAGTCCAGGATGACATACCCTTGCCAGTGATGAGAAGGAATACCAAATAGAACAGAGCTTCTAAGAGGGATACCGATCATTCTCGGCAGATTACTTTGGATGCCTAGAGAGTAGAAGCTACGAAGAAGCGGATTAGTGATTCCTTGATACCTCCACTCATTTCTTATCAGACTCTCCCGTTTTCTCATCCATTCAGGGATAAATAAGATTGTTCTAGCCTGCTGGTCTAAAATTTGCGGCAAAGATTTGCCTGTGAAAGTAACGCTCTCCGCTTGACCAAAAAATAATTCTTTTGTAATGGGAATAAGATTAGTGAGCATGATTAAAGTATTGGGGGTATGACAATCAAAGAATAAGAGGTAAGGAAAACCTGAAGGGGATATACGGATAGCTGATTGGAGAGAAGACGTTAAGGACCATAGGAGGTTCCCTTTTTTCTTTAGAAAGTTTGAATGGAATATCCAAATCGGCTCTACTTCAATCTTCCTATAGCCTAAGGTTCTTTCGGTGAGGCGCTTGGCTGATAGAGGGGAGCATTGATATTCAATTGCGAAGACCCTTCCCTCTGCATTTGCCTCAATATCTGCCCTTTGACAGATGGAATCATAATATCTCTCTAACACTGCTCTTTCTGCCCATTGAGAGGCCCATTCATGCAATAGGTTTTTCCCTTCCAAATGGATAAAGGATTCTGCTTCTTCCATACCTGGACAATTCTCTTCCCTTTGATGGGCAAAATGGGGGATCCGTTTCCTTCCGGCCTTGTATAGCACCCTTTTTCGGCAAATCGGGCAGCTAAACTCGTCTCCTTTACGATCAGCCACACGGGTGGAATGGATAAGCTCGCCCTCTTGATTGGCTGCAACTAACATGCGACACAGCTCCTTTCTAGATTTAAGGTCCTATCTTTAATTCTAGAATGGAGCCGATATTCCTTCTCCCTCTCCATTAAAGAAAAGGTGAGAGCAATCTTGATAAGGACTCAAATAACCGCATAAACAAGGTCCGTTTCTGAAAAGTTTCGATATGAAGCTCATTTGAGACAAGCAAATCTTGCAGATAATCCTGGGCTAACTTCTTTACACTGCCGGTACGGTATAAGAATACATTCACTTCAAAATTTAAATGAAAGCTGCGCATATCCATATTGGATGTGCCAATGGAGGCAAGCTTCCCATCTACAATCATGATTTTTGAATGCATAAATCCTTCTCTGTATTCGTAAATTTTCACCCCAGCCTCGAGCAATTCCGGATAATAGGACCTTGAAGCATGGAATACTATTCGGTTGTCAGGATTGCTTGGTACAAGCAAACGAACATCAATCCCGCTTAAAGCAGCAACCCTTAGCGCAGAGAAAACATCTTCATCAGGAATGAAATATGGGGAGGCTATCCATACCGACTCCTTTGCCGACGTAATCATGGAAAAATAGATATTTTTTATGACGCTCCATTCATTATCAGGTCCCCCTGCAAGCACTTGGACTCCGCCATGAACTTCATTTGGTGTCTCCTTCATCATTAAGTAATCATCCGTCAAGAAGCTATGATTGGTCATATAATACCAATCCTGAATAAAAATTAATTGTAAGTCTCTGACTCCTTCTCCCTTTAACCGTAAATGAGTATCCCTCCAAAAGCCGATGGATTCATCCTTCCCTAAATATTCATTCCCAATATTTAAGCCTCCGACAAATCCGACATATCCATCGACCACAATGATTTTTCGATGGTTTCGGAAATTAAATTTATTATTAAGGAAGGGAATCTTGACTGGTCCAAATGAAACAGCCTCAATGCCCCACGCCCTCATTTCTCCGATGAATTTAGACGGAAGCCTCCAAGATCCTACATCATCATATAAGAATCTGATTTTTACGCCCTGCTTTGCTTTCTCAATTAGAATATCTTTAATCTCATTCCCTAATTCGTCGCCTCGCACAATATAGTATTCCATATGAATATGATTCTCTGCTGAGCGCAAGGCTTCCTTAATCGCACTAAAGGTTTCCTTGCCATTGGTTAAGACTTCTGTTTCCGTTGAGTGCGAGATATTAGTGTTCCCCAGTTTTTCAGCGAGCCCCAATAGCTTACTGTATTCATCATCCTCGCTCGAACGATGGTACCTGCCCTCCTCCTGAATTTTGCTCCCTAAATATACTTTTTTATCAAGAAAAAATTTCTTCTTGAACATCCTTTCCTTCCTGTAATTCCGGCCGAACAATAAATAAAATATAAATCCGATTACCGGGAATGCTCCCAGCACTACGAGCCACGCGACAGTTTGTGTGGGGTGACGGTTTTCCATAAAAATAATGACACCAATAAAAACCACCGATAAGGTTAAGCCAATACTAATATACTGGACAATGTCACTTTGAATATTTTCCCTATATAAATAGGTCAAAATAAAGATTGTAAATAAAAACAAAAAGATATTTACTGTGTATTTCATGCATTTCACCCAAATCCCAAAATGTTATAAGACCTTCCTCTATACCCATTTTTCGGATTTTTGACCCCTTTTTGCTTTTAAAGAATAATAAAAAGCTAGCCCCTTATAAGGAACTAGCTAATAAAATTTACGCGAAATATTGATTAACTGTATTAAAAACATCATCTGGTATGATGACAGAACCATATTCCTCGATTCGATGAATCGTTACCCTTGATTCATCTGAATATTCTAGAAGGATGGATAGGATATTGTCTATTTTATCTTCTTCAAATTCCCCTTCTGGGAATTCAACATAAAGATAGTATTTATTCTCAAAGGAGTATAGCTTCGTGATAACTCCATTGACTCCGTTTGTTTTGCTGAGTGCCACTATATCCTCAAAGTCTTGGAACACAAGCACAAATTGAAGCGCCTCGTCTTCCACAGCTTGTTCATCCATTGATTGCTCCGATTGAAAATGTTCATTCAGCATTGATTCAATCTTCAAATCAACTGAGTTGGCAGAATCATCAATCGGTAAGTCGAACTTTTGGCCGTCCTTGGAGAGTTGAGCACGCGTAACCAACACTTCTAATCCTTTTTCAAGTGCTTGGATTTGAATCCAAAGTGGTCCTTCTACTGTAAAATCCTCTTCCTCATGCACTTCATCCATCATTTCCCAGAATAGTTCTTCACTGCGGTCTCTGTTATACCAGATTTCTTCACGATCAAAACCGCGCTTCTCTATGTCTCCGTATGAAATATAGAATTTCACAGTGTTTTCATTAATACGCTCGATTTCCATGATTCACTCTCTCCCTTCTGGTTTGAGGTCAATTGAAGGGATTACCCCCAAACTAGGTTGTTATATCTTTTCCCTGTTTTAAAAAATGTTAATCATGGATGAACCTTTCGTCAAGTGTGATCCTAGTTATATTTTATGATAAATATATGGCAGAGGGAAACAAAATAACCTATATTTATGAAAATAAACAAAACGCCCATTTAAATCAAAAAGGAAAAACCCCTTGCGGTATACAAGGGGGATAAATATATTGTTGTTAATTCACTAGGCGTTGAGCTTCGCGAAGTTGAAAGGTCCTTACCTTACGTGGAAGGAAGCGTCTAATCTCATCTTCATTATAGCCTACCTGCAGTCTCTTTTCATCAATGATGATTGGTCTTCTCAGTAAGCCAGGATTTTGCTGAATGATAGTGAACAGTTCTTGCAATGGTAAATTATCTAGGTTTACATTCAATTTTTGAAATGTTTTTGAACGAGTCGAAATAATTTCATCAGTGCCATCCTCGGTCATGCGTAAGATTTCTTTGATTTCTTCTAGACTCAAAGTCTCTGAAAATATATTTCGTTCTTTATATGGAATATCATGTTCTT harbors:
- a CDS encoding globin domain-containing protein — encoded protein: MADVNLTPYEALGEAKLHELVNEFYGNVGSHPLLAPIFPEDLSETARKQKQFLTQFLGGPSIYTDEHGHPMLRARHMSFEITPKRAEAWLECMEEAMDTVKIEDPIREYIFGRLTMTAQHMINTKESFGSGDPYDKS
- a CDS encoding DsbA family protein, with product MTNHKTSSSSWYDWSTVHHFFKPLEKPLEIYVFIDPTCSSCFMLDRILKRLKLEYGHYFALKHVFSKQQRKSRSTEQSRNLQSGISCEKLWIEEEFAGHVPSIAIKAAELQGKKAGYRYFKKIQESLFMNQESVDSLDTLLICAEKADIDYEEFIRDLQSEAAIKALECDLRITEEMDVQELPTLVFFNQKMEEEGIKVAGSYPYEIYVQILEEILGFQPKANPLPSLEECAREFQVITTSEISYIYQIESHEVEHEMKKLMLKRAVEHIPLRSETFWRYM
- the pepF gene encoding oligoendopeptidase F; the encoded protein is MATDVNQLPERKDIAVEDTWRLEDIFATDQAWENEFKDIQDSLPKGEQYKGKLGESADVLWDALQFQDGITERLGRLYTYSHMRYDQDTGNTFYQGMDDRAKNLYSQASSVFSYIVPEILSIDEETINRFMDEKEELKLYEHVLKEINLQRPHVLSAEQEALLAQASEVLSASSNTFGMLNNADLRFPSIKDENGKEVELTHGRYTRFLESADRRVRKEAFEAMYKTYGQYKNTFASTLAGTVKKDNFYAKVRNYSNAREAALSANNIPESVYENLVGAIHDNLDLLHRYVRLRKKILGVEELHMYDLYTPLVKDVKMEIPYEDAKNYVLNGLAPLGEDYVSVLKEGFENRWVDVHENRGKRSGAYSSGAYGTNPYILMNWQDNVNNLFTLAHEFGHSVHSYYTRKNQPYQYGDYSIFVAEVASTTNEALLNDYLLKEIDDEQKRIYLLNHYLEGFRGTVFRQTMFAEFEHLIHKMAQDGVALTAESLTQTYYDLNKKYFGEDIVIDEEIGLEWSRIPHFYYNYYVYQYATGFSAAAALSSQILEEGQPAVERYLGFLEAGSSDFPIEVLKKAGVDMTSPEPIKAACKVFEEKLTELEQLLDI
- a CDS encoding competence protein CoiA, producing MLVAANQEGELIHSTRVADRKGDEFSCPICRKRVLYKAGRKRIPHFAHQREENCPGMEEAESFIHLEGKNLLHEWASQWAERAVLERYYDSICQRADIEANAEGRVFAIEYQCSPLSAKRLTERTLGYRKIEVEPIWIFHSNFLKKKGNLLWSLTSSLQSAIRISPSGFPYLLFFDCHTPNTLIMLTNLIPITKELFFGQAESVTFTGKSLPQILDQQARTILFIPEWMRKRESLIRNEWRYQGITNPLLRSFYSLGIQSNLPRMIGIPLRSSVLFGIPSHHWQGYVILDLLDCQVKEGEIRADGIRKRFMDRLRKREILIRDLPSDSISLFTPVEEFMRFLEKAEYLIKNGENSYIIKEGFPIKTIRQEELNHLLVDFFKEENDALWRN
- the cls gene encoding cardiolipin synthase → MKYTVNIFLFLFTIFILTYLYRENIQSDIVQYISIGLTLSVVFIGVIIFMENRHPTQTVAWLVVLGAFPVIGFIFYLLFGRNYRKERMFKKKFFLDKKVYLGSKIQEEGRYHRSSEDDEYSKLLGLAEKLGNTNISHSTETEVLTNGKETFSAIKEALRSAENHIHMEYYIVRGDELGNEIKDILIEKAKQGVKIRFLYDDVGSWRLPSKFIGEMRAWGIEAVSFGPVKIPFLNNKFNFRNHRKIIVVDGYVGFVGGLNIGNEYLGKDESIGFWRDTHLRLKGEGVRDLQLIFIQDWYYMTNHSFLTDDYLMMKETPNEVHGGVQVLAGGPDNEWSVIKNIYFSMITSAKESVWIASPYFIPDEDVFSALRVAALSGIDVRLLVPSNPDNRIVFHASRSYYPELLEAGVKIYEYREGFMHSKIMIVDGKLASIGTSNMDMRSFHLNFEVNVFLYRTGSVKKLAQDYLQDLLVSNELHIETFQKRTLFMRLFESLSRLLSPFL